In Cycloclasticus sp., a single genomic region encodes these proteins:
- a CDS encoding FimV/HubP family polar landmark protein → MNKPTKAVAAFCLLNTASAYALGVGEIETHSALNQLLNAQIPLVGSQKEDPSNIRIGIASRETFEKAGIDRPHYLTQLKFTPVLGKNGEITVDVRSNTTIKEPFVNFILEVEWPQGRTLKEFTILLDPPITMSDVRTTPLELPKSPAITPTPQAVVTTTTNTQLTSNVPPAAQPVAVEYGPTKNRDTVWGIAKKLIADNSTVTHQQMMLALYDNNPKAFYKKNINALKKGAILQLPSNEQVDSRTSAQANNEYVEQNALWSSSTKSKQPPTAVAAVNSIEQQSATESSAKKKLKSNLEEAKLTLLTPKQEAGKDIPIEGGTTDTPVGATDPNEQANIAIEMATTLEEENKEVKSRLSDLESQLEKLQRLLVLKDEQLAQLQSNKPVVDASPATTPKQASAPIIEQSDNLPLYGGGLAIALLGLFLARRKKQTTDPKGDESFSETPAFSPTITEDMLDADSSETSSSIVEEEPLLSEFTPTEFDSNIHTQEADPLTECDVYIAYGRYQQAEDLISKALETDPDNLSYKLKLLDIHFSSDNPESFEELASSLSNLQESDPDTWNSIAEMGAELNPDSSLFLSPLNEEIEIKQATIESESESEPDTEADHSIEEDNSADSNTNSEFEFDFNLIKNETSLDKPSIAPSDEMDIASTDTVEDNLETKLALAQASIEMEDIESARNTLNEVLASGNDAEKQKAQEMLDNL, encoded by the coding sequence ATGAACAAACCAACTAAAGCCGTTGCAGCATTCTGCTTACTTAACACAGCCAGCGCCTATGCGCTCGGTGTTGGGGAAATTGAAACCCATTCCGCGTTAAATCAGTTATTGAATGCCCAAATCCCTCTCGTTGGTTCTCAAAAAGAAGACCCTAGTAACATTCGCATAGGTATAGCGTCTCGGGAAACGTTCGAAAAAGCTGGAATTGATAGGCCTCATTACCTAACTCAACTTAAATTTACGCCAGTACTTGGGAAAAATGGCGAAATCACTGTTGACGTTCGCTCTAACACGACGATAAAAGAACCTTTCGTAAACTTTATACTTGAAGTTGAATGGCCTCAAGGTCGCACCCTAAAAGAATTCACTATTCTTTTAGACCCACCAATCACCATGTCCGACGTTAGAACTACGCCACTTGAATTACCCAAAAGCCCAGCGATCACCCCAACACCTCAAGCGGTTGTAACAACTACAACAAATACTCAGCTAACAAGTAATGTGCCCCCTGCTGCTCAACCAGTAGCAGTAGAATATGGCCCTACTAAAAATAGAGACACCGTTTGGGGCATTGCCAAAAAACTGATAGCTGATAATAGCACTGTGACACATCAACAAATGATGTTGGCTTTATACGACAACAACCCAAAAGCATTCTATAAAAAAAATATTAATGCGTTAAAAAAAGGCGCTATTCTTCAACTTCCTAGCAATGAGCAAGTTGACAGCAGAACGTCAGCTCAAGCTAACAATGAGTACGTCGAACAAAACGCCTTATGGTCGTCTTCAACTAAGTCCAAACAACCACCAACGGCTGTTGCAGCAGTAAATAGCATCGAACAACAATCCGCTACCGAATCAAGCGCTAAAAAAAAACTTAAAAGTAACCTAGAAGAGGCGAAGCTAACGCTTTTAACACCTAAGCAAGAGGCTGGGAAAGACATCCCCATCGAAGGTGGCACGACAGACACACCCGTTGGCGCAACAGACCCTAATGAACAGGCTAATATTGCCATTGAAATGGCGACCACCCTTGAAGAAGAAAACAAAGAAGTCAAATCACGACTTAGCGATTTAGAATCACAGTTAGAGAAGCTTCAACGCCTTCTCGTATTAAAGGATGAACAGCTGGCGCAACTGCAATCAAACAAACCTGTCGTTGATGCTTCTCCAGCCACGACACCTAAACAAGCATCGGCACCTATCATTGAGCAAAGCGATAATCTACCACTTTATGGTGGCGGACTTGCCATCGCCTTACTTGGGTTATTCTTAGCACGCCGTAAAAAACAAACCACAGACCCAAAAGGTGACGAATCATTTAGTGAAACACCCGCTTTTTCACCAACCATCACTGAAGATATGCTCGATGCTGATAGCAGCGAAACATCTTCGAGCATCGTTGAAGAGGAGCCTTTATTAAGTGAATTTACTCCAACTGAATTTGATTCAAACATACATACTCAAGAGGCGGATCCACTAACTGAGTGTGATGTTTATATTGCGTACGGTCGTTACCAACAAGCTGAAGACCTTATCAGCAAAGCTCTTGAAACCGATCCAGATAATTTGAGCTACAAACTAAAATTATTGGACATACACTTCTCATCGGATAACCCAGAGTCATTTGAAGAGCTTGCCAGTTCTTTATCCAACCTTCAAGAGTCCGACCCTGACACGTGGAACAGCATTGCTGAAATGGGAGCAGAACTTAACCCAGACTCATCACTCTTTCTTTCACCTTTGAATGAAGAAATTGAGATTAAGCAAGCAACAATAGAGTCAGAGTCAGAGTCGGAGCCCGATACGGAAGCTGACCACAGCATAGAAGAAGACAACTCAGCTGACAGTAATACAAATAGCGAATTTGAATTCGATTTCAACCTGATCAAAAATGAAACATCATTAGATAAACCAAGTATCGCGCCATCTGACGAAATGGACATCGCTTCAACCGACACTGTTGAAGATAATCTCGAAACAAAATTAGCACTCGCTCAAGCATCAATTGAAATGGAAGACATTGAGTCCGCTCGCAATACCTTGAATGAAGTATTAGCGTCTGGTAACGATGCTGAGAAACAAAAAGCTCAGGAAATGTTAGACAACCTATAA
- a CDS encoding aspartate-semialdehyde dehydrogenase, with protein MKTYDIAVVGATGAVGETMLSILEQRNFPVGNLYPLASSRSAGGSIQFNGKNVKIGDLADFDFSTVQIGLFSAGGSVSAEYAPIAAAAGCVVIDNTSHFRYDDDIPLVIPEVNPDAIAQHTKRGIIANPNCSTIQMLVALKPIYDAVGIERINVATYQAVSGTGKSAIEELAGQTAKLLNGKDPEAKVYPKQIAFNVLPQIDVFQENGYTKEEMKMVWETNKIFNDDSIKVNPTAVRVPVFYGHSEALHIETKEKISVEKVRELMFNFEGITLMDERIDGGYATAVSESAGHDDVYVSRIREDISHPRGLDMWVVADNVRKGAALNSVQIAEVLVKKYL; from the coding sequence ATGAAAACTTATGATATTGCTGTTGTTGGTGCCACAGGTGCTGTTGGTGAAACCATGTTATCCATCCTTGAGCAACGAAATTTTCCTGTTGGGAATTTATACCCGTTAGCCAGTAGCCGCTCTGCCGGTGGTAGCATCCAATTTAATGGCAAAAATGTGAAAATTGGTGACCTTGCTGACTTCGATTTTAGTACTGTCCAAATCGGCCTGTTTTCTGCTGGTGGCTCAGTCTCAGCCGAGTACGCGCCTATAGCTGCCGCTGCTGGGTGTGTTGTCATCGATAACACATCACACTTTCGTTATGACGACGATATCCCTCTTGTTATTCCTGAAGTAAACCCAGACGCTATTGCACAACACACTAAAAGAGGCATTATCGCCAACCCTAACTGCTCAACCATCCAAATGTTGGTTGCTCTTAAGCCTATTTATGATGCCGTTGGTATTGAACGTATCAATGTGGCGACCTACCAAGCCGTTTCAGGTACAGGCAAAAGCGCCATTGAAGAGCTCGCTGGGCAAACGGCCAAATTATTAAATGGCAAGGATCCTGAAGCCAAGGTATACCCAAAACAAATTGCTTTTAACGTATTACCTCAAATTGATGTTTTTCAAGAAAATGGCTACACCAAAGAAGAAATGAAAATGGTTTGGGAAACCAACAAAATCTTTAACGATGATTCAATTAAGGTAAACCCAACGGCTGTTCGTGTTCCCGTTTTTTATGGTCATTCAGAAGCGTTACATATTGAAACTAAAGAAAAAATTAGCGTAGAAAAGGTTCGCGAATTAATGTTCAATTTTGAAGGCATTACGTTAATGGATGAACGTATTGATGGCGGATACGCAACGGCTGTTAGCGAGTCAGCTGGTCATGATGATGTATATGTTAGTCGTATCAGAGAAGACATTTCACACCCAAGAGGCCTCGATATGTGGGTCGTTGCAGATAACGTTCGTAAAGGTGCCGCGTTAAACAGTGTACAAATAGCCGAAGTGCTGGTAAAAAAATATCTTTAG